The sequence below is a genomic window from SAR202 cluster bacterium.
CGTCGTTAGCTATGATCTCATTGCCGGCGCGGGGATGCCCGTCTTTGGCAATGTATGGGCGGCTATGGAGCCTGCCCTCAACATAGACCTTCATTCCCTTGGTCACGTACTGGTTACAAGTCTCGGCCAGCTTGTTCCAGGCGCTCACTGTGAACCACTCGGTCTCTTCCTGTTGCTGACCGTCCGACCCGGTAAACCGGCGGTTGGTGGCCACCCTGAAAGAGGTCACGGCAGCCCCGCTCGGCGTGTAGCGCATCTCCGGATCGGAACCCACGTTGCCGATCACGATCATCTTGTTCATCGTCATGGCTGTCCCTTAACTCTTATCCGGTCCGCCGCGGCGGACGCCTTTTAATGCTGCGTTCGGACGGATGCGCCTGGGCTGGTTGGAGGTCAGTCCTGGGCCTTGGCCTCTGCCTTCGCCTTGACTTTGGCCTTGGGCGGATTGTCGGATGTCATGAGGAACCGGAGGATGCCCTCGTTGAGCCCGTGGATGCGGTTCAGCTCAGCAGTGGCAGTGGCGTTCAGGGAGAACTTCGTAAGGACGAAGTTACCCTCCAGAAACTTCTTGATGGGGTATGCAAGCCGCCGGAGGCCCCAGACTTCCTTCAAGCTCACCGTGCCGCCGTTCTCGGCGACAAAGGCGGTGGTCCTGTCCAGGACCTTGTTGATCTCCTCTTCCGTGGCCTCGGGGGTGAGGATCATAACCAGTTCGTATTCGCGGGTCCGCTGAGCTACCAAGTCTTCTCCATTCGTAAAGCGCATTCGTTAGACAAAGGAATGCTAGCCATTGTAGCATAGCGTCCGCCGGGCACGGAAGATGGCTCAAGGAGGCTCACAATGGTTGACTGGAAGAAGGCGCTCGAGCTCGATTCGAGCAGAAAAATCGTCGGGGGTTCGCAGGCCGCCCTGCGAAACGCCATCCGCGGCGGAGCTGACCTCCGCATCTACACGGAGTTCCGGCACAACGAGCACATCGACACGTCTTCAAACAGCCGGGAGCTGATCAAGGAGACAGCGGAGTTCCGCTGCACCTACCTCCTGGACGACCGGTGGGTGGCCGGCTTCATGACGCTCCGCCAGCCCGTCGAGTTGCCGAACGAGTTCGGCAACCGGGTTTCGATGTCGCTCTTCCTGTATAACGAGGACGGCCGCCAGGCGGTCGCCAGACCTTTCCTTGACGGGCAGCCGCGGCCGGGCGCGCTCGGTCCCGGCCCGATCGACGACCATTCGAAGATGCCGAAGTACCACCAGTTCGATAGCTGGGACAACGGCACCAACGCCCCGAGCCATAACTTTATCTACGACTTCGAGGTGTTCCGCTACTACGTGAACGACGAGTGGCGCGAGGTCTACGCGAATGACGCGCACGGAAGGGCCGTGTCGGGGTCTATTGACGCGCTCGATGAGGCATTCTCTGCCGGCAAGGACATCAAGGCGGGGATTACCGGCCTGTGCGGGGACATGCAAGGTGCAGAAATGCCGGGAGAGCCCTCACCTGTCCGCAGAGCCGGACATCCTCTCCCGTCCGCCCCGGCGGACCGGGAGAGGACAATGTTGAACGAAGCTTTTATCCAGCTCCACTCCTGTTACTACTACACCGATCAGAAGCTCTTCGTCGGCGCAACGCAGCCGCTTGTGCGGGTACAGCCGGCCATCCCCCTCGCCTACAAGAGCGGCAACTGGGACTTCGGCTGGGCCATCGTCCGCACGGACGGCCACGGCGCTCTGAGGACGGTGGACCCCTACACGCTCAGGACGCGGGACACGACGGGCAGGTTCGCGGTGCGGTGGTTCGCAAGGTAGGGGCTGCGGGGCGCAACGCCACGGGCGGCTATGCCGGGCGTGAGCAGATGTAGCAGGGTAGAGGCAACACACGCAGGTACATCCTGCTTGGGGGCGTGGCCCCGGCGTGGGTTGCGATGATGGTTATGAGCTGGGTTTGCGTAAGGTCGAACGGCGCGGCGGACTGGTCCCACGGCCTAGTGAGGCCGCGCTTGGCCACATCGTCCGTGTAGCTGTGCACGGCCAGGAATCGCAGCCGCCCGTCCACAAGCTCGGCGATTCCGGGCTCGCCGGAGGCCGACCATACGACGTCTCCGTACTCCGCAGGGTGGCCGGGAACGCGCTCTTCGGGCTGGAGGAACAGCACGTACACCGTGTTGTTCTCAAGCTGAACCGTCTCGTGCCAGCGGTTGAAAAAGCCGCCGGTGGAGCCCTCTTTGGTCACCGTGAAGATGGCGTC
It includes:
- a CDS encoding single-stranded DNA-binding protein — translated: MTMNKMIVIGNVGSDPEMRYTPSGAAVTSFRVATNRRFTGSDGQQQEETEWFTVSAWNKLAETCNQYVTKGMKVYVEGRLHSRPYIAKDGHPRAGNEIIANDVRFLDRGGQGGQGGERPDRAERGPGSAPGEQVEDLPW
- the rpsF gene encoding 30S ribosomal protein S6, coding for MRFTNGEDLVAQRTREYELVMILTPEATEEEINKVLDRTTAFVAENGGTVSLKEVWGLRRLAYPIKKFLEGNFVLTKFSLNATATAELNRIHGLNEGILRFLMTSDNPPKAKVKAKAEAKAQD